A genomic window from Pirellulaceae bacterium includes:
- the aroE gene encoding shikimate dehydrogenase yields MICVCIGRGRHRHMRAEHAHLVEEGAKLVELRLDYISGEVNLKRLLDDRPGPVLISCRRPADGGKWSGTEAERLVLLRSAIAEGVEYIDIEDDVAGSIPRYGKTKRVISLHDFTKTPDNLDEIHARMATMEADVIKLATMANRPHDNVRMLNLIAKSDIPTLGMCMGDMGTPTRVLAARFGAPFTYATFHHERTLAPGQLSFKQMTETYRYETITQNTDVYGVIADPIGHSLSPVIHNAAFKKLDLNKVYLPFRVPREELSQFLKDCPDIGIRGLSVTIPHKESVLAHCTKVDPAVQGIGAANTLVFQDDQIIGYNTDYRAAMDSLAEIMKLPDQEKSLSGKTALILGAGGVAKAIAYGLTRRGATVIVAARSPQRATMFSDTLNCKVIDWELRHTLNADILFNCTPIGMHPNVDETPFEKNRLRPAMTVFDTVYNPEQTLLIKHAKEKHCVVVTGVDMFIRQAALQFQYFAGKPAPTDLMRDVLKRTIGPAKYERPN; encoded by the coding sequence ATGATTTGCGTTTGTATCGGTCGCGGCAGACATCGGCACATGCGAGCAGAGCACGCTCATTTAGTTGAGGAAGGCGCCAAGCTTGTCGAACTACGACTCGACTATATCTCGGGTGAAGTCAACCTCAAGCGATTACTCGATGATCGTCCGGGCCCCGTATTAATCAGTTGCCGTCGCCCAGCCGACGGCGGAAAATGGAGCGGAACGGAGGCCGAACGCCTGGTATTGCTGCGTTCTGCAATCGCCGAAGGTGTCGAGTACATCGACATTGAAGATGATGTCGCCGGGTCGATCCCTCGGTATGGAAAAACTAAACGCGTCATCAGTCTGCATGACTTCACAAAAACACCTGACAATCTAGACGAGATTCACGCCCGCATGGCGACGATGGAAGCAGACGTCATCAAATTGGCGACGATGGCGAATCGTCCGCATGATAACGTGCGGATGTTAAACCTTATCGCCAAAAGTGACATCCCAACTCTCGGCATGTGCATGGGCGACATGGGGACACCGACACGTGTCCTAGCCGCCCGTTTTGGCGCCCCGTTCACCTACGCGACCTTCCATCACGAACGAACGTTGGCTCCCGGTCAGTTAAGCTTCAAGCAAATGACCGAAACCTATCGATACGAGACGATCACCCAGAACACCGACGTCTACGGCGTCATCGCCGACCCAATTGGACACAGCCTGAGTCCTGTGATTCACAACGCGGCATTCAAAAAATTAGATCTCAACAAAGTCTATTTGCCATTTCGCGTTCCACGCGAAGAATTAAGCCAATTCCTCAAGGATTGCCCTGACATCGGTATTCGAGGTTTGAGCGTGACCATTCCCCATAAGGAATCGGTCTTGGCGCATTGCACAAAAGTTGACCCAGCCGTTCAAGGGATTGGAGCTGCCAACACCCTTGTGTTCCAAGACGACCAAATCATTGGATACAACACCGACTATCGAGCAGCGATGGACAGCTTGGCCGAGATCATGAAACTACCTGATCAAGAAAAATCGCTCAGCGGAAAAACGGCCCTAATCCTCGGAGCCGGGGGCGTTGCAAAGGCAATTGCCTATGGACTCACTCGCCGTGGTGCGACCGTGATCGTAGCAGCTCGCTCTCCCCAACGAGCCACCATGTTCAGCGACACATTAAACTGCAAAGTAATTGACTGGGAGCTACGTCACACGCTCAACGCCGACATTCTATTCAACTGCACCCCGATCGGCATGCACCCCAATGTGGACGAGACGCCCTTCGAAAAAAATCGACTTCGTCCTGCGATGACAGTCTTCGACACGGTCTACAATCCGGAGCAGACCCTGCTAATCAAACACGCGAAGGAAAAACACTGCGTGGTCGTTACCGGCGTTGACATGTTCATTCGCCAAGCCGCCTTACAATTCCAGTACTTCGCTGGAAAACCGGCTCCCACCGATCTGATGCGAGATGTCCTCAAACGCACGATTGGCCCAGCCAAATACGAACGTCCAAACTGA
- the rpsO gene encoding 30S ribosomal protein S15 produces MTITKECKQEIIRDYKRADSDTGSPEVQIAVLTTRINGLTEHMRTHNKDYASRRGLLSMVSRRRRLLDYLKKIDPQRYLAIIGRLEIRK; encoded by the coding sequence ATGACCATCACCAAAGAGTGTAAGCAGGAAATCATTCGAGATTACAAACGGGCGGATTCCGACACGGGATCACCGGAGGTTCAGATCGCAGTTCTGACCACTCGAATCAATGGCCTCACGGAACACATGCGGACGCATAACAAGGACTACGCCAGCCGGCGTGGACTCTTGAGCATGGTAAGTCGTCGTCGCCGCCTGTTGGACTATTTGAAGAAGATTGATCCGCAGCGGTATCTGGCCATCATTGGTCGGCTTGAGATTCGCAAGTAG
- a CDS encoding GlsB/YeaQ/YmgE family stress response membrane protein has translation MDPIFSEEVQAGFELLLIWIGFGTCVGLLAKALMPGRDPGGTLATLMMGITGVIIGCGVYSLITEAKVSPITSVGLVCGTLGALTILVFYRLLGGFLIDEAGSSIHRRRARYEDYPRRRRIGRRRRREYSGQETGYDPHYDSE, from the coding sequence ATGGACCCAATCTTCTCAGAAGAAGTCCAAGCTGGATTCGAATTACTGCTGATCTGGATCGGCTTTGGCACCTGTGTCGGACTGTTGGCGAAAGCGTTGATGCCTGGCCGAGATCCAGGAGGAACCCTAGCCACGCTGATGATGGGAATCACAGGCGTGATTATCGGCTGTGGCGTCTATTCCCTTATCACCGAAGCCAAGGTGTCCCCCATTACCTCCGTCGGGCTAGTCTGCGGTACCTTGGGAGCTCTGACAATTCTGGTCTTTTACCGATTGTTGGGCGGCTTTCTTATTGATGAAGCCGGCAGTTCAATCCACCGCCGTCGAGCTCGCTACGAAGATTATCCACGGCGAAGGCGAATCGGGCGGCGGCGACGCCGCGAGTACTCTGGCCAGGAAACGGGCTACGACCCTCACTATGATTCTGAATAG
- the mutL gene encoding DNA mismatch repair endonuclease MutL yields the protein MSTDSPPPIQQLSTSVINKIAAGEVIERPASVVKELMENSIDAGAGQIQVILEKGGADLIRVSDDGWGIPQEQLLLSVASHATSKIQSADDLFAVDTLGFRGEALASIAEVSQLRIRSKVQDAEAGFELSVNGGQLSDVAPCACSQGTTLEIRNLFFNTPVRRKFMRTTQTELGHVSEAFTRIALAYPQVQFSLQHNQRTLFDLPSVTDWRERIAAIFGSDVADALIWVNSEEDNLKLSGYVANPTHSRSSNKMQYLFLNGRHIKDRSLQHALGEAYRGLLLTGRYPISFLRFEMEPDTVDVNVHPCKLEVRFQDGGRIYSQLLGTLRSRFLATDLTARVEPAPDSATLVNAVDPSQAATVRAQVTDWARGKIPEHRPFDSPVKTGEQVKLRFDAVPTASAWQSNPTTDDGSPNSPDPAGRSNMLEPSVEPEKLQALQAHNRYLVTACEEGLIIIDQHALHERILYEQFREKAAQGTVEVQRLLSPEPVDLAPSEAAAVLENQEILKGLGIAVDPFGGDTVLVSGYPAMLSNVDPVELIQQIAKQLVIEEKTLERRDILDELLNMMSCKAAIKSGDRLSAAEIATLIEHRGLVQDSHHCPHGRPTTLVFTQQELDRRFKRI from the coding sequence ATGAGCACGGATTCGCCCCCGCCCATTCAGCAATTATCCACCAGCGTGATTAACAAAATCGCTGCCGGCGAAGTCATCGAGCGTCCAGCCAGCGTGGTCAAAGAGTTGATGGAAAACTCAATCGATGCGGGAGCCGGTCAGATCCAGGTAATCCTGGAAAAGGGTGGGGCGGATCTGATTCGGGTTTCTGATGACGGCTGGGGAATCCCACAGGAGCAATTACTGCTTTCGGTCGCCAGTCATGCAACAAGCAAGATTCAATCTGCCGATGATTTGTTTGCAGTCGATACGCTCGGTTTTCGCGGTGAAGCGCTGGCCTCCATTGCCGAAGTCAGCCAACTCCGAATCCGTAGTAAGGTGCAAGACGCGGAGGCTGGTTTCGAACTGTCGGTAAATGGCGGCCAACTCAGCGATGTCGCGCCATGTGCTTGTAGCCAGGGCACAACACTCGAAATCCGAAATCTGTTTTTCAACACGCCCGTTCGTCGCAAATTCATGCGAACGACACAGACCGAACTCGGACACGTGTCCGAAGCATTCACCCGCATTGCGTTGGCCTACCCACAGGTGCAGTTTTCTCTGCAGCACAACCAACGCACCCTGTTTGATCTGCCGTCCGTCACGGATTGGCGAGAACGTATTGCGGCGATTTTCGGCAGCGACGTCGCCGATGCCTTAATTTGGGTGAACAGCGAAGAAGACAACTTGAAACTGAGTGGCTACGTTGCTAATCCAACACACAGTCGCAGCAGTAACAAGATGCAATATCTATTCCTGAACGGCCGCCATATCAAGGATCGATCGCTCCAGCACGCCTTGGGCGAAGCCTATCGAGGACTTCTACTGACGGGTCGCTATCCCATCTCTTTCTTGCGTTTTGAGATGGAACCAGACACCGTAGACGTGAACGTTCACCCTTGTAAACTTGAGGTGCGTTTCCAAGATGGGGGACGCATCTACAGCCAATTACTTGGCACGCTGCGTTCTCGATTTCTCGCGACCGATCTTACGGCTCGAGTCGAGCCCGCACCCGATTCTGCAACGCTGGTCAACGCCGTCGACCCGTCGCAAGCGGCGACTGTCCGTGCTCAGGTAACCGACTGGGCTCGGGGCAAAATCCCCGAGCACCGTCCCTTCGACAGCCCTGTTAAAACAGGAGAGCAGGTCAAACTTCGATTTGATGCCGTGCCCACTGCGTCCGCTTGGCAATCGAACCCAACGACCGACGACGGCTCACCGAACTCCCCCGACCCAGCTGGCAGATCGAACATGCTCGAACCGTCAGTCGAGCCAGAGAAACTCCAGGCGTTGCAGGCCCACAATCGTTACCTCGTCACCGCTTGTGAGGAAGGGCTGATCATCATAGATCAACATGCGTTACATGAGCGAATTCTCTATGAGCAATTCCGAGAAAAAGCAGCTCAAGGAACCGTGGAAGTTCAGCGACTGCTGAGTCCAGAGCCTGTCGACCTGGCTCCGTCCGAAGCGGCCGCCGTCCTGGAAAACCAAGAAATTCTCAAAGGACTAGGAATTGCCGTCGATCCATTCGGCGGTGATACGGTGTTGGTGTCAGGCTACCCTGCCATGTTGAGTAACGTCGACCCGGTCGAACTGATCCAACAAATCGCCAAACAGCTAGTGATCGAAGAAAAAACATTGGAACGTCGGGACATTCTGGATGAATTACTGAACATGATGAGTTGCAAAGCAGCGATTAAGTCGGGTGACCGGCTTTCCGCCGCCGAAATTGCGACACTTATTGAGCATCGCGGGCTCGTTCAGGACTCACACCACTGCCCCCACGGCCGGCCTACCACGTTAGTATTCACCCAGCAGGAACTCGATCGTCGGTTCAAACGGATTTGA
- a CDS encoding sigma-54 dependent transcriptional regulator, whose amino-acid sequence MANAKESSSDNSTTPIRVLVVDNDKSHAQAMAETLDRVGYACKVATSGPDGAKYIDQDSFDVVITDLVMNEIDGEEILCRAKEALPDCEVIVVTGHASVPKAVEAMQQGAFNFLEKPLTPDRLRAVTEKAADAVRLKLANVNLHQRLDERFGFEGIIYASEKMKALIERVKRLAPTDASVLISGETGTGKELIAQALHQNSPRKKKPFVALNCAALSEHLLESELFGHVRGAYTDAQTDRVGRFEYAHGGTLFLDEVGDMPMPTQIKLLRVLESGEIVRVGENKPVSVNVRVLSATNRNLDEAIADGSFRQDLYHRLKVITVDLPRLADRRDDIIPLCDHFRKQFTKRHRKTVRGVSGNASRKLFSFDWPGNVRQLRNVIESMVVIDTDEILDVDDLPMELEDDAAAKNTVKEMGGPMELIGQPLSEIERWAVEQTLTLTGGNREESARILGIGARTLYRKIKEYGI is encoded by the coding sequence ATGGCGAACGCGAAAGAGTCTTCCTCCGATAATTCCACGACACCCATACGGGTGCTAGTGGTCGATAACGACAAAAGCCACGCACAGGCCATGGCGGAAACGCTGGATCGCGTGGGCTATGCCTGCAAAGTCGCCACGTCAGGACCAGACGGCGCCAAGTACATCGATCAGGACTCGTTCGACGTGGTCATCACCGACTTGGTGATGAATGAAATCGATGGCGAGGAGATTCTGTGCCGCGCTAAAGAAGCCTTGCCGGATTGCGAAGTGATCGTCGTTACCGGCCATGCATCCGTTCCCAAAGCCGTCGAAGCGATGCAACAGGGAGCTTTCAATTTCCTGGAAAAACCGCTCACCCCCGATCGACTCCGAGCGGTGACAGAGAAGGCAGCTGATGCGGTTCGCTTGAAGCTTGCCAATGTCAATCTTCATCAACGTCTCGACGAACGTTTCGGCTTCGAAGGCATTATCTATGCCAGCGAAAAAATGAAAGCGTTGATTGAGCGAGTCAAGCGACTCGCTCCCACTGACGCCAGCGTGCTAATTTCTGGAGAAACAGGAACGGGTAAGGAACTGATCGCACAGGCACTGCATCAAAACAGTCCCCGCAAAAAGAAACCATTCGTTGCCTTGAATTGCGCAGCGTTGAGTGAGCATTTACTTGAAAGCGAACTATTTGGCCATGTTCGTGGCGCCTACACGGACGCACAAACCGACCGCGTCGGGCGATTTGAATATGCTCACGGAGGTACGCTTTTCCTTGACGAGGTCGGCGACATGCCGATGCCCACTCAAATCAAATTACTGCGAGTGCTGGAAAGCGGCGAGATTGTCCGCGTCGGCGAAAACAAGCCGGTCAGCGTTAATGTTCGTGTGCTCTCAGCGACGAATCGCAATCTTGACGAAGCAATCGCGGATGGCTCTTTCCGACAAGACCTCTATCACCGCTTAAAGGTGATCACGGTTGATCTGCCCCGCTTGGCGGACCGCCGAGACGATATCATCCCGCTTTGCGATCACTTCCGAAAACAATTCACAAAGCGACACCGAAAAACCGTGCGGGGGGTCAGTGGAAACGCAAGCCGAAAACTTTTCTCGTTCGACTGGCCCGGAAATGTCCGACAGTTACGAAATGTGATTGAAAGCATGGTGGTTATCGATACGGATGAGATCCTTGACGTCGATGATTTGCCAATGGAACTCGAAGACGATGCGGCGGCAAAGAACACCGTCAAAGAGATGGGTGGTCCCATGGAACTGATTGGCCAACCGCTCAGTGAGATCGAACGTTGGGCCGTGGAACAAACTCTGACGTTGACCGGCGGAAATCGCGAAGAGTCAGCACGAATCCTGGGAATCGGAGCAAGGACTCTGTACCGCAAGATCAAGGAATATGGGATCTGA
- a CDS encoding ATP-binding protein: MNEYDQPDYDAFTQQLIQQYNEIAQLAGALAHEIKNPLSVIRMNVDLLTEDLIEEEQPVNRRRSLQKIQIVQRQCERLQNLLNDFLKFARVRKLDLTPGSLNEQIERVLDLFQAQADEDRVEILRYLDPELPSIMQDEQPLEAALVNLVKNSLEAMPEGGELTARTRQTRKGVALDLIDTGCGMDPNTAIHMFDAFYSTKDGGSGLGLPTARKVIEAHGGRIDVQSEVGHGTQFTLEFPVPARLEDAQKASNEEAPVENPEDGHIAEI; encoded by the coding sequence ATGAATGAATACGATCAACCTGATTACGATGCATTCACGCAACAGCTGATCCAACAATACAACGAAATCGCTCAGCTCGCCGGTGCGCTTGCACACGAGATTAAGAATCCGCTCAGCGTGATTCGTATGAATGTCGATCTGCTGACTGAAGACCTCATTGAAGAAGAACAGCCCGTCAACCGCCGGCGTTCACTACAGAAGATCCAAATTGTGCAGCGTCAGTGCGAACGGCTGCAAAACTTGCTGAATGATTTCCTTAAATTCGCGCGAGTTCGAAAATTGGATCTTACACCAGGTAGTCTCAATGAGCAGATTGAGCGAGTGCTTGATCTCTTCCAGGCTCAAGCCGACGAAGATCGCGTTGAAATACTTCGCTATCTCGATCCGGAACTACCGAGCATCATGCAAGATGAACAGCCCCTCGAGGCTGCGCTGGTCAACCTCGTCAAAAACTCGCTGGAGGCAATGCCCGAGGGCGGAGAGCTCACAGCACGAACCCGTCAAACGCGGAAAGGGGTCGCCCTCGACTTGATCGACACCGGTTGTGGCATGGATCCAAACACCGCAATCCACATGTTTGATGCCTTCTATTCAACCAAAGACGGTGGTTCCGGCCTGGGATTGCCGACTGCTCGGAAGGTCATCGAGGCCCATGGAGGGCGCATTGACGTTCAAAGTGAAGTCGGGCATGGCACCCAATTCACGCTAGAATTCCCGGTTCCAGCTCGACTGGAAGACGCTCAAAAAGCCTCGAATGAAGAGGCTCCGGTTGAAAACCCCGAAGATGGTCACATCGCTGAGATTTGA
- the pnp gene encoding polyribonucleotide nucleotidyltransferase produces MKIRVEKQIGNEVLSFETGFLAKQAAGAVIVQYGDTVVLNACATGPARPGTNFFPLTCDYRERTSAAGKFPGGFIKREGRPSMKEILTARLMDRPLRPLFADGFMDEVQCQSTVVSSDRQNDSDVLAMNGAAAAVHISPLPFNGPVSSIRLGRVNGELVPFPTFEALEDSDLDLIVSGNMESVLMIEGFAREMPEQQMFEAIEECHRHIKEICQMQEELREKVNPTKIVFESPDDGGLLDRLTNSYYNDLKTAQQTTGKQARSEATSEVYDRVKSEIIPDPDAENAVCSAALGTAWHDLEQQVVRDLIVAGTRSDGRDNKSLRGIECFVDVLPRTHGSAVFQRGETQSLISITLGTSRDEQRVDGLGEEYSKRFMLDYNFPSFSVGECRPIRGPGRREIGHGALAERSVNPVLPDVEDFPYTVRVVSDILESNGSSSMASVCGATLGLMDAGVPITNPVAGISVGLIKQSDDNWVLLTDILGSEDHFGDMDFKIAGTQNGITGIQLDLKINGISGDMIRATMAQSREARMEILRSMLTVISRPREETSRYAPRLIRTSIDPEKIGLLIGPGGKTIRSIQETTGAVIEVDDEGSVTIASSNADWAQAALAQVEALTQTVQVGKIYEGRVTSVKDFGAFVEILPGRDGLCHISELSGEYVTNVSDVCRVGDMMKVLVIDIDDHDRVKLSRRRATEGENEAGGESEDDKQQDDQE; encoded by the coding sequence GTGAAAATTCGAGTAGAGAAACAAATTGGTAACGAGGTTCTTTCGTTTGAAACCGGCTTCCTGGCAAAGCAGGCCGCAGGAGCTGTCATCGTTCAGTACGGAGACACCGTCGTCCTTAATGCTTGTGCCACCGGTCCTGCACGACCGGGCACAAACTTCTTCCCGCTCACGTGCGACTATCGCGAGCGAACATCCGCAGCAGGAAAGTTCCCGGGTGGCTTTATCAAGCGAGAAGGTCGACCGAGCATGAAGGAGATCCTCACGGCGCGGTTGATGGATCGCCCCCTCCGTCCGCTGTTTGCGGATGGTTTCATGGACGAGGTCCAGTGCCAGTCCACTGTCGTTTCCAGCGACCGGCAGAATGACTCAGATGTGTTAGCGATGAACGGAGCGGCGGCAGCTGTTCACATCTCGCCCCTTCCGTTCAATGGCCCCGTCTCTTCGATTCGACTCGGACGAGTCAATGGCGAATTGGTTCCATTCCCCACCTTTGAGGCCTTGGAAGATAGCGATCTCGATCTGATCGTTTCGGGCAACATGGAATCGGTATTGATGATCGAAGGCTTCGCTCGCGAAATGCCAGAACAACAAATGTTCGAGGCGATCGAAGAGTGCCACCGACACATCAAAGAAATCTGCCAGATGCAGGAAGAACTGCGAGAAAAGGTCAACCCAACCAAAATCGTTTTCGAGTCACCTGACGATGGGGGCCTGTTAGACCGATTGACCAACAGCTACTACAACGATCTCAAAACGGCTCAGCAAACGACGGGCAAGCAAGCTCGCAGCGAAGCCACCAGCGAAGTCTACGACCGCGTCAAGAGCGAGATCATCCCTGATCCGGATGCCGAAAATGCCGTTTGTTCGGCAGCCCTCGGTACTGCTTGGCATGATCTGGAACAGCAGGTGGTTCGCGACCTAATCGTTGCCGGTACCCGCTCCGATGGACGAGACAACAAATCCCTGCGTGGCATCGAGTGCTTCGTAGACGTTCTACCTCGAACGCACGGCTCGGCCGTTTTCCAACGGGGTGAAACTCAATCCCTCATCTCAATCACCTTAGGCACCTCACGTGACGAGCAACGAGTTGATGGCCTAGGCGAAGAATACTCCAAGCGATTTATGTTGGACTACAACTTCCCTTCGTTTTCCGTCGGCGAATGCCGGCCGATCCGGGGTCCAGGACGTCGTGAAATTGGTCACGGTGCTTTGGCCGAACGGTCTGTCAATCCAGTGTTGCCTGACGTGGAAGACTTCCCCTACACAGTTCGTGTCGTCTCAGACATCCTGGAATCGAATGGTTCAAGTTCAATGGCCTCTGTGTGTGGTGCCACACTTGGACTGATGGACGCAGGCGTGCCGATCACCAACCCTGTCGCCGGCATCTCGGTTGGGCTAATTAAGCAATCGGACGATAACTGGGTCCTGTTAACCGACATTCTCGGTAGCGAAGACCACTTCGGTGACATGGATTTCAAAATCGCAGGCACGCAAAACGGCATCACGGGAATCCAGCTTGATTTAAAAATCAATGGAATTAGTGGTGACATGATTCGGGCGACGATGGCTCAATCACGCGAGGCACGCATGGAAATTCTCCGATCGATGCTCACCGTGATTTCTCGCCCCCGTGAAGAAACCTCGCGCTACGCACCACGTCTAATTCGCACTTCGATCGATCCTGAAAAGATCGGCTTGCTGATTGGACCGGGCGGCAAAACAATCCGCTCCATCCAAGAGACAACCGGCGCTGTCATCGAAGTCGACGACGAAGGATCTGTCACCATCGCCAGCAGCAATGCTGATTGGGCCCAAGCAGCTTTGGCTCAGGTGGAGGCTTTGACACAGACGGTTCAGGTCGGAAAGATTTATGAAGGCCGCGTCACCAGCGTCAAAGACTTTGGTGCCTTTGTTGAAATCCTGCCAGGCCGAGATGGACTCTGTCACATCAGCGAGCTTTCTGGTGAGTACGTTACCAACGTATCGGACGTGTGCCGAGTCGGTGACATGATGAAGGTGCTCGTGATCGATATTGATGACCACGACCGCGTCAAGCTGAGTCGTCGCCGAGCGACAGAGGGTGAGAACGAAGCGGGCGGTGAGAGTGAAGACGACAAACAACAGGATGACCAAGAATAG